In Deltaproteobacteria bacterium, a genomic segment contains:
- a CDS encoding DUF86 domain-containing protein: protein MAADPVILRKAQIIERCILRIREEMVGASSIESISQTKQDSVLLNLERACQACIDLAMRIVRIKRLGIPTESREAFSLVKQAGLLTDSLYKEMVAMVGFRNTAVHDYQGLNLKIIDGIVRDHLEHFLEFASVGIKLQ from the coding sequence ATGGCAGCTGATCCGGTGATTTTGCGCAAAGCTCAAATTATTGAGCGCTGCATTTTGCGTATACGCGAGGAAATGGTGGGAGCTAGTTCCATCGAATCGATAAGTCAAACTAAGCAAGATTCCGTTCTCTTAAACCTTGAGCGTGCATGCCAAGCATGTATCGATCTGGCTATGCGCATCGTGCGGATCAAGAGACTAGGGATTCCCACAGAATCGCGAGAGGCTTTCTCCTTAGTTAAACAGGCAGGTCTTTTGACTGATAGCCTCTACAAGGAAATGGTGGCCATGGTTGGTTTTCGCAACACGGCCGTGCACGATTACCAGGGATTAAATCTCAAGATCATTGACGGCATTGTTCGCGATCACCTGGAGCACTTCTTGGAATTTGCGTCAGTCGGGATCAAACTGCAGTGA